AACATAGGCAATTGCCAACAGCAACAGCCCGGCCAGCAACAGCGACTTCTGCCAAATCGGACGGATTATTCGAGGGATCGGAGCAGATACCCACAAATGCGAAATCAGCACCGGGATTGCGATCAACAATAGCGGGAAAAACTGATAGTGCTCGAAGGCCCAGAGCTGCTTGAAATGCAATACAAGCAACGGCGCAAAACTGGCCAAGACAACAAAATAAAACGCTGCCCGCCGCTTCAGATCCTGCCAGGCCACAGAGCCTTCATGATTTGTATCAACGTCAAACGATTCTGCCGCCAAATCAGACATGCGTGGTATAACTCTTCCCTAAGGATGTAATTGTTCAAACCGACGGAGGCATTCGGCCACTCCGGTTTCCGCGACCTAACCGTCGCGGCCGCCTACGTGGATGCAACGCGTTTACGATATTGGGATGGAAAGGCAGGGTTACTGCGATCAACGATCAAATTCCCCAAGACCAACACATCCATGTCGGTTCGCAAAAAGCAACTCAACGCCTCCGCTGGGGTTCGCACGACTGGCTCATTCTCGTTTAACGATGTGTTAAGCACAATTGGAACCCCCGTCCGCTTGTAAAACGCCGATATCAACGAATGATATCTAGGGTTTGTGCGGGTTGAAACACTTTGCAGACGACCGCTTCCGTCGACATGCGTCACCGCGGGAACCAATGCCTGCTTGTCGGAACGAATTGGCAAAACCTTCTCCATATAAGGTGCATGTTCCTCGATCGCAAACCACTCCCCTACGTGTTCTTCGAGGATGCTCGGTGCAAATGGACGAAACTTCTCGCGAAACTTGATGCGCAGATTGATGATGTCACGCATGTCGGTGCGTCGCGGATCGGCGATCAACGATCGATTGCCAAGCGCCCGTGCGCCAAACTCCATGCGTCCCTGGAACCAACCAACAACCTTCCCATCGATCATCAAGTCGACAGTTTGTTCCATCAGCGCGTCGTCGTCGTAGCGCTGAAATGGCAAATCAAGCTCTTCGATCGCCTGCAGGCACTCGTCGTTGCCAAACTGACACCCCCAATACGCGTGATCTTGAACAAAGGAGCGTCCTTTTTCCAACACCCGATTCCAAACATAAAAAGCAGCGCCGAACGAGGTGCCATTGTCCGCCGCCCCCGCAGGAACATAAACCTCCTCGAAAGGAGTCTTCTCAGTAATTTTTCCATTGGCGACCGAATTCATCGCCACTCCTCCCGTCATGCACAGCTTGGTCTGCCCTGTCTGATGGTGAAGTCGCTCCAGCATGTGCAAGATGACCTCTTCGGTAACCACCTGCAAACTCTTGGCGATATTCTCATGCTTCTTCGTTACCGGGGCATCGGACGATCGAATCGGTCCTAATTCTTGAACTAAACGATCGGTCAGGAACGGTTCGACGACCGGTGCCCCATCATTCCAATTCATCCGGATCCCCAACCGATGATGGTTGAAGTAGTCCAAATTTAGCTCGAACGTATTTCCGGTAAGCTTGATCATTCGACGGATCGCATCGACATATTCGGGCTCGCCATAGGGAGCTAAGCCCATCACCTTGTATTCGTCCCCATAATACGGGAATCCAAGGTACATCGTGATCGCACTGTACAGAAACCCCAACGAGTGCGGGTAGTAGACGCGGTCCAATTCCGACCAAGTGTTCCCCTTGCCAAGGGCGGTCAAGGTGCTTGTGAAATCCCCCATCCCATCGACACTCAACACAGCGGCTTCGTCGAAGGGTGAGATCAGAAAGCCCGCAGCGACATGCGTCTGATGATGTTCGATGCGATGAAAACGAGCTTGAATTGCACGCTTGTCGACTCCAACAGCCCTGGCAAATTGATCTTCCAATGCCAAGGTCTTGCCTTGCCGGCGCAGTCGATCCAGGACCGCCCGTCCATTGGGGCGATGCTTGATCACGTAGCCGAGCCGTTTAGCCAGGTTCGCCTTGGGATTAAACGAGATCGCCACGTGGTCGAGCTGTTCGGAGGTGATTCCTGCCTGATCCAAGCAATAGCGGATTGACTGAGCGGGAAAACCGGCCCAATGCTTGATCCGATTGAAACGCTCTTCCTCCACTGCGGCGACCAGTTGACCGTCGACGACGATTGCCGCCGACGCATCGCCGTGATATGCGTTAATTCCTAAAACCGAGATCGTCATTCAAAGCTTACTTTCTTCCAAAACCAAAAACTAACGCAACGCTTGTTCATAACAAGCCAACATTTTTGCCGCAACGCTCGACCAGGCAAACTGTGTGGAAACGAGCAACCTACCACGCTGCCCCATCTGATTGCGCTGATCATCGGCGAGTGCTGTCGCCTGCCGAATCGCATCAGCAATTCCGGCGCACGTGCCTTCGACCCACCAACCACATCGTTCCCTCTGCACGATCTGCCAGGGAGTACCCTGCGTGGCCACCACGGGCGTCCCACTGGCCAAAGCCTCGGCGATCGCTAATCCAAAATTTTCGCTTCGCGAAGCATTTACCAGAAACCCGGCGGCAGCAAGCATTGACCACTTTTGCTGCTCGTCGACTTCACCAATCAAATGAACTCGCTCGCTTAAACCAGCGACGGCAATCAGGTGCTTTACTTCTTGAACATACTTCCATTCCCCGGCCCCAGCGATTACAAGCGGCCAATCCAACGGAGCAGCCTGGTGCCACGCTTCGACCAAAACATCAAGCCCTTTCACCGGGTCGATCCGCCCCAAAGCAATTGCAAACGGCTTGCCTCGACCGACAGGAAAAGCCCGAGGCAAAGGCAAGGCACTATCCGGTGGCAAGTCGCACCCGTTTGGAACGATTTCGATCGCCTGTGTCAGCCCCCGACGCATACAATCGTCGCGTTCTGCCTCGCTGGTCGCATGGATCACGGCAGCAAATCTTAGATCCCGCTGCTGATAAAGGTTCCAAGCGACTCGCTTCCGAAGCGGCTTTACGTTCAGGCATGCTTCCGACAACATGCCTCTGGGCGACACAACGTACGGCACCCTAATCGCCCTTGCTCGCCGAGCCGCACCGTGTACCGTCGGGCTCCACAAACCGTGGAGATGCACCACCGAAACCGCTTCCTCCGCATGAATCCTCACCAGCGCATCCGCGAGGCCGGAAGACCTCTTGGCGGACGGGATTGCATCAAAGCGAACGCCGCCAGCATCATCAACATCGACGGTTACCGCTTGGCCACGGTCTTGGAATAACACCGAAACACGGATCGCTGGCTCCAGGTGCGCCATGCTCAGTGCGAGCGCAGGAATCGACCGGCTCGGCCCACCGCTGGAACAATCCAGATCGCGAACGATGTGAACGACATGCATCGCTATCTAGAAGACCCTTGCCAATGCGTTCGTAAATCGCATTGCGAATCGGTCGGGAGAAAACGACTCACTACGGACGATCGCTCTCCGTGATATCGAATCGAATCTCTCGGAGCCCATTGTCAACAACTCTTCGAGCCGATCTGCCAGCTGCTCGGGCTGAGCGAGGTCGACACACGCCCCCCCATTGCCGATGACCTCTGCAGCAGCATCCTCGGTCGAACCAATCGGAATACAGCCTTGGCTCATCGCTTCTAGGTAAACGATCCCAAACCCTTCGCCATGACTGGGCATACAGAAAACTCGCGATTGGCGATAGAGTTCAAGCAACTTCTCGTTTGTCAGAAAACCATGAATTACAACATGTTCCTGGCAACCCGACTGAAGCACCTGCTTCCGAAAGCTGTCCAAGTGCTTTCCAGCACCGACAACATGCCACTGTAAATCGGGAATCTTCTCGATCAACTGCGGCAACACCGCCAGCGTCTCCGCATGCCCTTTCGGTCGATCCGGTTCCATGCGCCCAACGGTTAAGATCCAAGGTCGACGTTGCGACAATCGATCGATGTCACAACTTGGCATCTCAAACGTCAATGGAACAACGATCTGTTCGACGTTCAACGAGTGAAATGATTCAAAGCGTTGCCTGGTAAATTCCGAGTTGAAGATCAGCAGTTCCGCTTGTTCCATCGCCGCAAGTTTTCGCTGTGGCAAACGTTTCCATGCCTCAACGCCATGAACCCATAACGCATGCGGGGACCGTAAACGCTTGGGCAGGATGGTTTGACATTGCGCAATATCGACATGGTCATAGACGATTGCGTGAGGGCGATCGAGTGCCTGCCGCAACATCGCCACTGCGAACCGCTTGCGATTCCCAGCGTAACCAATAGTCGATCGGAGCGGCTGACCAACGGCACGTTTCTCGTCGAGCAAAGAAATCGTCCGCCGTAGGCTCCAGTCTGAACTATCTTGGATCGCTTGGGCACAGGCTCTTGCAACTCCGGCAACGCCACCGAATTGTCTCCCTAAACCAACGGTTGCTAGCCAGATCGACAAATTAGACCGTCGCATCGGATTCCGCTGGCCGGCCTAGGACCGCTGCCTGGGTTCCAAGAAAAGGACGGTGATACGGAATCACGAAATGCCGCAAGACCCAGTACCCACCAAAGCAGATGACGGCTCCTTTGACCAATTGATTCAAGACGACGACCAATTCCGTTTCCGCCTTAATACCTTGGTAGAAGATCAACGGAACCCAGAACAGGAAGTCGGGATGCTTCACGACATGCAGCAGGACAAAGTTGTAGAACAGCGCGAAAAACGCCCCAAAGAGTCCCATAAACAAGATCCCACCATGGATCCCAAAATTAGCAAAGGCTTCCCCCAAAGGACTGATCCCCATCGACGTCCCATTTTCGATCGGCAATCCGGTGAAGCGACGAAAATTTTCCTGGCCTCCCGCCATTTTTTTGTCCGGCGCCAGAAAGCGAGGCAATGCCGAACTCTTAATCGCCTCGATGACCGTCTCACCGTTGGCATATGGCTCCTTAAACGGGACGTTGGCCAAAACAGCAGAAATGATCCACCCCTGATTCAGGCGAGCCGTTGCCAACGGGAGAATCTCTCCTTCGAGAACCGGTTCGGAATTACTCATCAGACGCGCCACCTCACCAGTGATCGTAACCTCCATCCCCGCCATCCGTTTTTCGCGATAGTCTTGCTTAATCGCCTGAATCACAAACACAAATAGGAACGCAAACGTGATACACAAAAGCTTTTGGTCGACCTTCCATTTCCACTGCGCGAACCAATACGTAAAGATCATCATTAACCAAATGATTAGATCGTGGAACATTCCCGATTCGCTACTCGTAATAAACAGCTGACTGCAACACGCAATAGCAAAGAGATAACGGTAGCGATGGTAGGAGAATAGAAAGTACAAGGCCCCGACATAACGCAGTTGACTGGCCAAGAACAAAGCGAACTGAAGCCCACCGGGCGCCTTGCCTGCTGCATAGAAACAAGCGACTCCTATCGCGGCCAAAATGAATCCAATCCGTACGAAATGCTGTCGATCCATCGCTTGAGTTAGCAATTTCTGCCTGGGGGAAGAACCTAACATCAGAAGTGCGATGCAATAGGCAGCTGTGGCGGGAAGTGCGAACTGGAAATAATAAGATTCAACGACGTACATGAAGTAGCGTCCATGTGCCACGTTGGTAAAGTAGGTGATTGATGGTCCAACCAACCACTGAAGCACTGCCAGCAGCGCTGTGATCTGCAACAGCGGAATCCCCTGATCCATCCTTCGAACAAACTCCACCATGGTGGTGCCGAACACCAGCATTACAAGAAACTCGTTCGGGCAGACCTGCAGATAGCCAGCGATCCCTGCAACGGCCAACAGAATCGCCGCGGTTGGCGAGAGCCCGCGGCGCTCCAACACCCTGTACTTACGAACCAAATAGGGCAGATGCCCAAGGTCCGCTTCGTCGCGGTGCATCGCGGCATCGGCAGAAATGGTGTGTGCGCTCAATCCTCTAACCCTTCACTCGCTCGCAGCCAATGCTTCAACGTATAAAATGCGTGCAGCCTATTGTTGTATCGCTGACGAAGAAACGAAATCGTGTTTCGCATCGTTACATGCGCAAACGGCGACGCATCGTCACAGACAACGGTTATAACGATTGCCCGAATCCAGCCCGATCGAGAACCGATGTAAGCACACAGTCATAGCTGTACCCCCCCGTCGTCACTCGCTTCCAGCCGGCATGTTCCAGCTTCCCAAGCTTCTCCCTCGCCCCCAGCAAATTGACGACCTGGCAGGCAAGGTCGTCGTAGTTCTCAAAGAACAACGCCTCGTTCGGCGAAAAGATTTGCGTCGTTTCTACATTACGTTCCGTTGCAACGACAGTCCCACAAGCTGGAATCTCCAGTGTACGGGTTGTATGCAATTCGGGAAACCGCTTCGAAAGCAACCCCAGGCCCAACGAACCTTCCGCAATCGCCCGTACATAGTCCAGGCCAAACACTCGGCTGCCGAGAAATGTCAAACGAGCGTCGGAGCCCCGTCGTCGGAGGAGTTTTTCCCACCCACGCCCGCCCAAGCGGATAGGCACGCCAGCATCTAACAGCGTTTCAACGCAGCGTTGCCGATCGGGTTCGCAGAGCCCGACGAAGACCGCATCGCGGCGTTTTTCAACTGGCTTGCAATCGGAGACTCGGTGTAGTGCTGTGTCGTAGGCCTGTGTCACCAACATCACCCGCCCACTGCCTACCAATGCGTCGTATTGGTCCAATTCGAAGGACTTTGTCGTCACCAGCAGGTCGAACAGGGCGGCGGTCCGGAAGAAGTGCCGCGAACGGTTGCCGAAAAAGGCAGTATCCGGAGTAAAGTGGACGAATGTCTTGCAGGTGTCGCGTAAGCGTCGCACCGTGGACGGGAACAGATAGATCGCTTTATCGACCCAAATCAAATCAAATCTCTGCCCCTCGATCTGCTCGCAAACGTTTTGATTTACCGCAGCGACCATCGGGCCAAATTTCCAACGAAATCCGACACTACGCCATACCCTGGAGGCATTCGCAAACGCGGTGTCGGTATCGATCGCATCCCAGGCCATGGTGGGTAGGATCCGCTGCAGCGTTTCGCACCGCATCCGCGAAGTCGTGCCGGCCGTCTGGATTCCGATATACAAGCCTCGAGACATTTGTCAATCAACGACTAGATGTTTCAGAAAGAATCAACTCTTTCAACGGCGAAAGCGCATCTTCACAAGTGGTCTGATCGCGCCAGGGTAGCTGTTCATCCCGCTGTCTGTACCGTTCGAAATCGATGTCCGCAAGTTGCTCGAAGTCGAGTTCGATCACGCGAGGACGATCAGCGAACGTCGCATACGGCTTCACGCCTAACATCTGCTGCGGATACCAAACATCTAATCCGACGACCAAGTACTCAAACAATTTGTTCGAAGCATTAAAAACATAGTTCTGCGTCATGCCACGATACAGAATCAATCCAACGTGGTAGCGAGTTAACAATTCCGGGAGTTCATCGTAGTCGACCCCATGGGAAAAATAACCGATCCGGTCGCACGACAGTTCCGATAGATAGCGTCCCGTATCCGAATCGCTGTTGTAGCAGTAGATATCCAGTTCCACGTCGGTCTGAGACTCAACCCACTGAACGATTTCACGTAGAAACGTGTCTCGCAGCGAGAGCGACCCCACGTAGACCAGACGCAAGGACTCCCCGTCGCGACGCTCCTGCCACGATCTGTTTCGCACTCGTGACCAACTTGCCGGAGGCAGATTGGGCAACTCGTGGACCTTGCTGGCATCGACCGCCGGGTGATCGGCGCGAAACAATTTGACTCGGTCCCGATTTGTCTGGGAGATCCATTCGGCTCGCTGGAACAAGTAGCGTCGTTCCAGCCAATGATTCATCCGCACCATTCGCATTCCACGCTGCATGTATTCCCGCGGCTCGTGGTATTCGTGGCTGTGGATCAATAGCTGGGCGCGTCGGTTGAGAGCGCAGTATAAGAACGCAGGCAATGCAGAATGCGGCTCAATGTAGACAATCACCTGGGGCCACCAGAAAAGCAACCGCAGCAAGGTGAGCAACGGAAAGAAAGCGTAACGCACTAGGCGACGGAACCAAGAAACGTTGCGGTCGGGAAAGTGACACCGTGCGACCTGAACGCCTTCACTGTCAAAGACCCCGCGTCCTCGGTTGTTGTGGCACGTGTAGGCCCGCACCTCCACCCCAGGGGCGTCGGCAAGAGTCCGCAACAGATTCATCGCTGGCGGATAATATTCCACCGGAAACCAATGAACAACAGCAACCCGCCTCCTATTCATTGATTGAAATCCGATCGACCGATCATGCTAAATCCATCGGGTGGGCTCAACCGCAAAATGTCTCGCTCGATTATGAACTAGACTGCCCGAGTCAACGTAAAACATTGCTAGGCATCCAGTGAGGAGCGATCGAAAGCCTTACCATACTGCGCGCCGATTCAAATCAAATCGCCATGTAAACGCTAACGCTACGCATAAAAGCGTTACACTGCGGGGCAAATGGCCAATCCACCTCTTTTCTGAACAAACGCGAGGCGTGTATGAGAGAGGGGACCGAAACGCAGACACTGCGAGGTGCTGGGAACCAGCCACGCAAATAGATGAGCGATGAAATCATTCGCCAACTTTGTCTGCAAAAGCAGACTTTAAACTGCATCACCATGCCTGGCTCCAAACAGCCCAACCAAACTCGAAAAAGAGATTACGGGCAATTGCCTGAAGTGCACAGACAGCTGAACACTACTTCTTTCGCGAAAAGAAGCTTTTGATCTTACGGCGTCCACCGCTCCGCATCATCGCAACTGAAGCTGGAAGCAACCCCAACAACAGGCTCGATGGCTCAGGGTTCGCTCGAACTTGTACAACAACCTGATTCAATGTATACCCTGGATCGAACGAGCCTGTCGTAACATGAGAAAGGGAGGTGATCAAAGCGTTTGAAGAACCACCATTCGCTGCGTTGGTGTAAGGAATATCAAAACCAGAGGACACATTAAAGTTCCCCCCAGGCGACTGCCCCGTTACAAAATTCCGTCCACCTGGCGTATGCCCCAAAAACTGAGGCGGGCCGAGATTCGCGTCAGTCCAGTCAGACGAGCCGGGTGTAAACGCTGGCGTAACAACAGTGCCGCTGGAAGCATTTCCGGTGGCGAGCCATGTTCCTAGGTATTTGATGTTGAGCCCTCCGAGCGTAACGTTGCCACCGTCACCATCAAAGTCACCGTCAAAACCTGTAAGCGTGACCGAAAACCCCAAGTTGTCTCCAACTTGCAACCCGCCACCCGACGCGAGCGACAACCCGTTGCCAGTGCTCGTATCAAAAACCGAACCGCCTAGGGCGTCGGTAACAGTCAGATTGAGGTCGAACTGGATAACCTGTGATCCCCACACGTTAGCCGTCACTGTTTGAGTGACCGTAGTAACAACGGAATTGTTGTTGGCATTAAACTCAAACAATTCACTAATCAGAGTCGCTTTGGCTTCGTTTGTGCCAGCGAAACAAAGCACCAACGGCAAAAAGCCAAGTCCGATAATTTTGTTTAAGTTCATCATTTTGAGTGCATCCGGTTGTGACGTGGTAAGTTCGCTAATGTTAATACATCCCGCATTTTGCGTCAACGATTTTACGTTGAATTGCGTAAATTATATTTACGTTCGGCACGATTAACGCCC
Above is a genomic segment from Rosistilla ulvae containing:
- a CDS encoding carbamoyltransferase family protein; the encoded protein is MTISVLGINAYHGDASAAIVVDGQLVAAVEEERFNRIKHWAGFPAQSIRYCLDQAGITSEQLDHVAISFNPKANLAKRLGYVIKHRPNGRAVLDRLRRQGKTLALEDQFARAVGVDKRAIQARFHRIEHHQTHVAAGFLISPFDEAAVLSVDGMGDFTSTLTALGKGNTWSELDRVYYPHSLGFLYSAITMYLGFPYYGDEYKVMGLAPYGEPEYVDAIRRMIKLTGNTFELNLDYFNHHRLGIRMNWNDGAPVVEPFLTDRLVQELGPIRSSDAPVTKKHENIAKSLQVVTEEVILHMLERLHHQTGQTKLCMTGGVAMNSVANGKITEKTPFEEVYVPAGAADNGTSFGAAFYVWNRVLEKGRSFVQDHAYWGCQFGNDECLQAIEELDLPFQRYDDDALMEQTVDLMIDGKVVGWFQGRMEFGARALGNRSLIADPRRTDMRDIINLRIKFREKFRPFAPSILEEHVGEWFAIEEHAPYMEKVLPIRSDKQALVPAVTHVDGSGRLQSVSTRTNPRYHSLISAFYKRTGVPIVLNTSLNENEPVVRTPAEALSCFLRTDMDVLVLGNLIVDRSNPAFPSQYRKRVAST
- a CDS encoding glycosyltransferase, translated to MHVVHIVRDLDCSSGGPSRSIPALALSMAHLEPAIRVSVLFQDRGQAVTVDVDDAGGVRFDAIPSAKRSSGLADALVRIHAEEAVSVVHLHGLWSPTVHGAARRARAIRVPYVVSPRGMLSEACLNVKPLRKRVAWNLYQQRDLRFAAVIHATSEAERDDCMRRGLTQAIEIVPNGCDLPPDSALPLPRAFPVGRGKPFAIALGRIDPVKGLDVLVEAWHQAAPLDWPLVIAGAGEWKYVQEVKHLIAVAGLSERVHLIGEVDEQQKWSMLAAAGFLVNASRSENFGLAIAEALASGTPVVATQGTPWQIVQRERCGWWVEGTCAGIADAIRQATALADDQRNQMGQRGRLLVSTQFAWSSVAAKMLACYEQALR
- a CDS encoding glycosyltransferase family 4 protein, translating into MPQRKLAAMEQAELLIFNSEFTRQRFESFHSLNVEQIVVPLTFEMPSCDIDRLSQRRPWILTVGRMEPDRPKGHAETLAVLPQLIEKIPDLQWHVVGAGKHLDSFRKQVLQSGCQEHVVIHGFLTNEKLLELYRQSRVFCMPSHGEGFGIVYLEAMSQGCIPIGSTEDAAAEVIGNGGACVDLAQPEQLADRLEELLTMGSERFDSISRRAIVRSESFSPDRFAMRFTNALARVF
- a CDS encoding glycosyltransferase family protein, with product MSRGLYIGIQTAGTTSRMRCETLQRILPTMAWDAIDTDTAFANASRVWRSVGFRWKFGPMVAAVNQNVCEQIEGQRFDLIWVDKAIYLFPSTVRRLRDTCKTFVHFTPDTAFFGNRSRHFFRTAALFDLLVTTKSFELDQYDALVGSGRVMLVTQAYDTALHRVSDCKPVEKRRDAVFVGLCEPDRQRCVETLLDAGVPIRLGGRGWEKLLRRRGSDARLTFLGSRVFGLDYVRAIAEGSLGLGLLSKRFPELHTTRTLEIPACGTVVATERNVETTQIFSPNEALFFENYDDLACQVVNLLGAREKLGKLEHAGWKRVTTGGYSYDCVLTSVLDRAGFGQSL
- a CDS encoding glycosyltransferase, which produces MNRRRVAVVHWFPVEYYPPAMNLLRTLADAPGVEVRAYTCHNNRGRGVFDSEGVQVARCHFPDRNVSWFRRLVRYAFFPLLTLLRLLFWWPQVIVYIEPHSALPAFLYCALNRRAQLLIHSHEYHEPREYMQRGMRMVRMNHWLERRYLFQRAEWISQTNRDRVKLFRADHPAVDASKVHELPNLPPASWSRVRNRSWQERRDGESLRLVYVGSLSLRDTFLREIVQWVESQTDVELDIYCYNSDSDTGRYLSELSCDRIGYFSHGVDYDELPELLTRYHVGLILYRGMTQNYVFNASNKLFEYLVVGLDVWYPQQMLGVKPYATFADRPRVIELDFEQLADIDFERYRQRDEQLPWRDQTTCEDALSPLKELILSETSSR